In Microbacterium enclense, one genomic interval encodes:
- a CDS encoding DEAD/DEAH box helicase, producing the protein MPKNKKPAGGRPAKNFEPRYAAQTSFQDRKRRPGAEAPAKPGSKSPNHRGYRPEAEAAPAKGRWSAQERAGRDEARGIRHSSRDDRFGRSDRDATPGRRDDRPARSFDDRPRRESGDRPARSFDRNDRPARSFDRDARAPRGERVDRDNRRTFGDARPSFRDERPRRDSAERPARSFDRDERPRRSFDERPARSFERRDERPARGDDRPARSFDRSDRPARSFDRDERPRRSFDERPARSFERRDERPARGDDRPARSFDRSDRPARSFDRSDRPARSFEDRPRRTDGPSRSDWNATPKRSAEHEQRVDVVHERLQAEAVDAATVTGAGFAELGLGDNIVRALAGLGAASPFPIQAATVAPILEGRDVLARGRTGSGKTIAFGAPLVESILRAQAGQRREFGRAPKALILAPTRELALQIDRTVQTIARSVGLFTTQIYGGVPQARQVGALKKGVDIIIGTPGRIEDLLNQGKLDLSQVQVAVLDEADHMCELGFLEPVQRILRATAQGSQKLLFSATLDREVAALVDEFLVEPAVYEVAGEDQDSSTIEHRVLVIEHRDKAQILDSLVDREGKTLVFARTRAYAEMLAEQFDEAGIAAVALHGDLNQQKRTRNLEKLTSGRVNVLVATDVAARGIHVDDIDLVIQADAPDEYKTYLHRSGRTGRAGRSGTVVTLITRQRQRRMTELLDRAEIDAPFEQARLGDDLIEEISGRQLADVTS; encoded by the coding sequence ATGCCCAAGAACAAGAAGCCCGCCGGCGGTCGACCCGCCAAGAACTTCGAGCCGCGCTACGCCGCGCAGACCTCGTTCCAAGACCGCAAGCGTCGACCCGGTGCCGAGGCTCCCGCCAAGCCCGGCAGCAAGAGCCCGAACCACCGCGGGTACCGCCCCGAGGCAGAGGCCGCACCCGCGAAGGGGCGCTGGAGCGCGCAGGAACGTGCCGGTCGCGACGAAGCCCGCGGCATCCGCCACTCGTCTCGCGACGACCGCTTCGGCCGTTCGGATCGGGATGCCACGCCCGGCCGCCGCGACGACCGTCCCGCGCGGTCGTTCGACGATCGTCCGCGTCGCGAGTCCGGCGACCGCCCGGCTCGCTCGTTCGACCGGAACGATCGTCCCGCACGGTCGTTCGACCGTGACGCCCGCGCCCCGCGGGGCGAGCGTGTGGATCGCGACAACCGCCGCACGTTCGGCGACGCCCGTCCGTCCTTCCGCGACGAGCGTCCCCGACGTGACAGCGCCGAGCGCCCCGCCCGCTCCTTCGACCGTGATGAGCGTCCGCGTCGTTCGTTCGATGAGCGTCCCGCGCGGTCGTTCGAGCGTCGTGATGAGCGTCCGGCGCGTGGCGATGACCGTCCCGCGCGGTCGTTCGATCGCAGCGACCGTCCCGCCCGCTCCTTCGACCGTGATGAGCGTCCGCGTCGTTCGTTCGATGAGCGTCCCGCGCGGTCGTTCGAGCGTCGTGATGAGCGTCCGGCGCGTGGCGATGACCGTCCCGCGCGGTCGTTCGACCGCAGCGACCGTCCCGCCCGCTCCTTCGATCGCAGCGACCGTCCGGCCCGTTCCTTCGAGGACCGCCCGCGCCGCACCGACGGCCCGAGCCGTTCCGACTGGAACGCCACCCCGAAGCGCTCCGCCGAGCACGAACAGCGCGTCGACGTGGTGCACGAGCGCCTGCAGGCCGAGGCGGTCGACGCCGCGACCGTGACCGGTGCCGGCTTCGCCGAGCTGGGCCTGGGCGACAACATCGTCCGCGCCCTCGCCGGTCTGGGGGCCGCGAGCCCCTTCCCGATCCAGGCCGCCACCGTCGCGCCCATCCTCGAGGGTCGCGACGTCCTCGCCCGCGGCCGCACCGGCTCGGGCAAGACCATCGCCTTCGGCGCCCCGCTCGTCGAGAGCATCCTGCGCGCCCAGGCCGGTCAGCGTCGCGAGTTCGGTCGCGCCCCGAAGGCGCTCATCCTCGCCCCCACCCGCGAGCTCGCTCTGCAGATCGACCGCACCGTGCAGACCATCGCCCGCAGCGTCGGCCTGTTCACCACGCAGATCTACGGCGGTGTGCCGCAGGCACGCCAGGTCGGTGCGCTGAAGAAGGGCGTCGACATCATCATCGGCACCCCCGGCCGCATCGAAGACCTGCTGAACCAGGGCAAGCTCGACCTCTCGCAGGTGCAGGTCGCCGTGCTCGACGAGGCCGACCACATGTGCGAGCTCGGCTTCCTCGAGCCGGTGCAGCGCATCCTCCGCGCCACCGCTCAGGGCAGCCAGAAGCTGCTCTTCTCCGCCACGCTCGACCGTGAGGTCGCCGCCCTCGTCGACGAGTTCCTCGTCGAGCCGGCCGTCTACGAGGTCGCCGGCGAGGACCAGGACTCGAGCACGATCGAGCACCGCGTGCTCGTGATCGAGCACCGCGACAAGGCGCAGATCCTCGACTCTCTCGTCGACCGCGAGGGGAAGACGCTCGTCTTCGCCCGCACGCGCGCCTACGCCGAGATGCTCGCCGAGCAGTTCGATGAGGCGGGGATCGCGGCGGTCGCTCTGCACGGTGACCTCAACCAGCAGAAGCGCACCCGCAACCTCGAGAAGCTCACCTCGGGTCGTGTCAACGTGCTCGTCGCCACCGATGTCGCCGCTCGTGGCATCCACGTCGACGACATCGATCTGGTGATCCAGGCCGATGCTCCCGACGAGTACAAGACGTACCTGCACCGTTCGGGCCGTACCGGCCGCGCGGGCCGCAGCGGCACCGTGGTGACCCTCATCACGCGCCAGCGTCAGCGTCGGATGACCGAGCTGCTCGACCGCGCCGAGATCGACGCGCCGTTCGAGCAGGCGCGGCTGGGCGACGACCTGATCGAAGAGATCTCGGGTCGCCAGCTGGCCGACGTCACGTCGTAA